The genome window TCCATCATCGCGCGGACTTTACCGAACGCAGAGCCTGCCGCGATCGGGTCGCCGATACGGAGCGTACCCTTCTGTACCAGAACTGTAGCGACCGGTCCTTTTCCTTTGTCCAGCTCGGCCTCGATCACAAGACCTCTCGCCCGCCGGTTCGGATTTGCTTTCAGCTCCATCACCTCAGCGGTCAGAAGAAGCATTTCCATCAGCTCATCAAGACCCTCGCCGGTGTGCGCGGATACCGGTACAAAGATAGTGCTTCCGCCCCAATCCTCCGGAATCAGTTCATATTCTGTAAGCTCCTGTTTTACACGTTCAATATTCGCACTTGGCTTATCAATCTTGTTAATGGCAACCACAATCTCAATTCCCGCTGCTTTCGCATGGTTGATTGCTTCCACGGTCTGCGGCATTACTCCGTCATCCGCAGCGACTACCAGAATCGCGATATCAGTAGAATTGGCTCCACGCATACGCATTGCCGTAAACGCCTCATGTCCCGGAGTATCAAGGAAGGTGATCCTCTCACCATTGATCTCTACTACGGACGCACCGATGTGCTGCGTGATTCCGCCTGCCTCACCCTGAATCACATGGGTATTACGGATCGCATCCAGAAGGGAAGTCTTACCGTGGTCTACGTGACCCATTACGCAGACTACCGGAGGACGTTTCTTCATCTTCTTCTCGTCCTCTTCCTCCTCCTTCAGCAGTTCCTCTATCACGTCAACAACTTCTTCTTTTTCGCAGAGAACTTCAAATTCCATTGCGATCTCTTCTGCAGTGGCAAAATCCACTTCCTGATTTACCGTCACGATCTTGCCCTGAAGGAAGAGTTTCTTAACGATGACGGACGGCTGAATCTTCATCTTATCTGCCAGTTCCTGAATGGTCACGCTCTCTGGAATCGTGATCTGTTTGATCTGTTCCTCCTGCGCTTCCTTCTTTGGCTGCGGTTTTGTCATCTTCGGCTGGGTATTATTATTCTTACCCTTTCTGCCTTTTGACATTCTGTCTTCACCGTCATCATTTCTATTATATTCTTTTTTCTTATGTGCATCCTTGGGTTTGGAACGGCTCGGCTTCTGCTCTGCGATGGCCGGTGCCGGAATAGCCGGCCCGCTCTTTCTTCTGTCGTCGCGGTGAGAATCCCTTCTGTCGTCACGGCGGTCCTCTCTCCTGTCATCGCGGCGTGAATCTCTTCTATCGTCGCGGCGCTCATCCTTTCTGTCGTCGCGACGGTCGTCTCTCCTGTCATCACGGCGGCCCTGGAATCCCTCTCTTCTTCCTTCAGAAAAGCGTCCCGTTCTCTGATCCGAACCATTTCTTCTGTTCTCGCCTCTTCCGTCCTGTCCTCTTCTTCCCTGATCACTTCCTGATCTGTCGGACTGGAAGCTGCGGCCTTGGCCGTTATTTTGCTGGCGTCCTCCCTGGCCGGCTCCCTGTGGGCGGTTTCCCTGCGGACGGGCAGTCTGGCCTGCCTGCTGGCGTCCTCCCTGGGTACTCTGTGCATGAACATTCTGACCTGCACTCTGCGGGCGGGACGTATTTTCTGTTCCCTGCACTTTTCCTGCCGGCGTATTTCCCTGTGGGCGGGCAGTCTGGTTACCTGCCTGCGGACGAGACACATTTTCTGCTCCCTGCACTCTTCCTGTCGGCGCATTTCCCTGTGGGCGGGCAGTCGTGCTTCCTGCCGGACGTGTACCTGGCGTGCTCCCCTGCGGGCGAACTCCCGGCGTGCTTCCCTGCGGGCGGGCTCCTGATGCACTCCCCTGCGGACGTACTCCTGATGCGCTACCCTGTGGGCGGCTTCCCTGGCCTGATCCCTGCGGACGTACTCCAACTCCTGCTCCCTGGGTGCGTGCTCCCGGCGTGCTTCCCTGCGTACGGGCTCCTCTCGGCTGTCCCTGGCGCGCTCCCTGCCTTGATCCGTTCTGGGTATTCTGCGGACGGAACACCTGCATAATCTTTTTCTTCTTCGGCGCTTCCGTCGCCTTATCTGCATCCGATGGCGCCGGTGCCTTCTTCTCCTCCGGCTTTCTCGGCGCTGCCAGTCTTCTGACAGATTCAATCTGGTCTTCGGAAAGAACACTCATATGACTTGCCGCGTCAATACCCCTCTCCCGAAGGATCGTCAGCATTTCCTTGTTCGGCATGTTCAGTTCTTTCGCCAGCTCATATACTCTTAATTTCGACATCTTACTACCTCCTCTATGCAATCGTATCCTTTTTCTCTTCTAACTGCTTTTTGATTCCTTTGGCAAATCCTGCATCACTCACCGCAAGAGACGCCCGGAATTCCTTTCCCATTGCATGACCCAAGGTATCTTTATCCCCATAAAAATAAATCGGCACCTCATAAAAATCACACATGTTTTGAAATTTCTTCTTTGTATTGTCAGATGCATCATCTGCAACGATCACCAAATGGGCCCTTCCTTCCTTCACTGCTTTTTCCGTCAGGAATTCCCCACTGTGTGTCTTTCCCGCCTTGGTGGCAAGGCCAAGAAGTGACAAGGCTTTATCCATTCTCAAGTCCCTCCAGTTCCTTTGACAGATTCTCGTAGACTTCTTTTGGAATCGCCTGCTTAAATGAACGCTCCAGCCCTTTATTTTTGATTGCCTCATCGAGACACTCTTTTGAGAAACAAAGGTAGGCGCCGCGCCCGTTCTTCCTTCCTGTGGCATCCAGAACAAATTCATTCTCCGATGTCTTCAAAACACGCAGCATTTCTTTTTTACTCTTCATTTTCTGACATCCCACACATTTACGCATGGGTATTTTCTTGGTCGTGCTCAAACAATCACTCCTAATTTATTCTTCTATTCCTCATAAAGCTCCAGGTCGTCTGCTGTATACTCTTCCCCTTCGTAAGCGCCCTCATCATAGGCTCCTTCCTCATAGGGTTCTTCCTCATAGACTTCTTCCTCATACTCGCCTTCATATTCTCCGACGTATTCTTCACCCATAGCAAGGTCCATATAGTTTGCCGGAAGTTCGCCTGACTCGATTGCCTGCGTCTCGCTCTTGATATCGATCTTGTATCCGGTAAGTCTGGCTGCCAGTCTCGCATTCTGTCCTTCCTTACCGATCGCCAGTGAAAGCTGATAATCCGGTACGATCACGCTCGCACT of Roseburia hominis contains these proteins:
- a CDS encoding ribosomal L7Ae/L30e/S12e/Gadd45 family protein, encoding MRMDKALSLLGLATKAGKTHSGEFLTEKAVKEGRAHLVIVADDASDNTKKKFQNMCDFYEVPIYFYGDKDTLGHAMGKEFRASLAVSDAGFAKGIKKQLEEKKDTIA
- a CDS encoding YlxR family protein, translating into MSTTKKIPMRKCVGCQKMKSKKEMLRVLKTSENEFVLDATGRKNGRGAYLCFSKECLDEAIKNKGLERSFKQAIPKEVYENLSKELEGLENG
- the infB gene encoding translation initiation factor IF-2, translating into MSKLRVYELAKELNMPNKEMLTILRERGIDAASHMSVLSEDQIESVRRLAAPRKPEEKKAPAPSDADKATEAPKKKKIMQVFRPQNTQNGSRQGARQGQPRGARTQGSTPGARTQGAGVGVRPQGSGQGSRPQGSASGVRPQGSASGARPQGSTPGVRPQGSTPGTRPAGSTTARPQGNAPTGRVQGAENVSRPQAGNQTARPQGNTPAGKVQGTENTSRPQSAGQNVHAQSTQGGRQQAGQTARPQGNRPQGAGQGGRQQNNGQGRSFQSDRSGSDQGRRGQDGRGENRRNGSDQRTGRFSEGRREGFQGRRDDRRDDRRDDRKDERRDDRRDSRRDDRREDRRDDRRDSHRDDRRKSGPAIPAPAIAEQKPSRSKPKDAHKKKEYNRNDDGEDRMSKGRKGKNNNTQPKMTKPQPKKEAQEEQIKQITIPESVTIQELADKMKIQPSVIVKKLFLQGKIVTVNQEVDFATAEEIAMEFEVLCEKEEVVDVIEELLKEEEEDEKKMKKRPPVVCVMGHVDHGKTSLLDAIRNTHVIQGEAGGITQHIGASVVEINGERITFLDTPGHEAFTAMRMRGANSTDIAILVVAADDGVMPQTVEAINHAKAAGIEIVVAINKIDKPSANIERVKQELTEYELIPEDWGGSTIFVPVSAHTGEGLDELMEMLLLTAEVMELKANPNRRARGLVIEAELDKGKGPVATVLVQKGTLRIGDPIAAGSAFGKVRAMMDDKGRRVKEAGPSTPVEILGLNDVPNAGEVFVGCGNEKEARSFAETFISQGRMKMLDETRSKMSLDDLFTQIQEGNLKELGIVVKADVQGSVEAIKQSLVKLSNDEVVVKIIHGGVGAINESDVTLAAASNAIIIGFNVRPDAAAKETAEREGVDVRLYRVIYNAIEDVEAAMKGMLEPVFEEKVLGHAEIRQTFRASGVGTIGGSYVLDGVFERDCSVRIMRDGIVIYDGKLASLKRFKDDVKEVRAGYECGFVFERFNDIKEGDQVEAFKMVEIPR